The following DNA comes from Serpentinimonas raichei.
CCCAGGCCACGGCGGCGCAGTACCTGCAAGGCGGCCGCTTGGGTGCCACGCTGGAGCGGGTGCGCCAGGTGTATGCCGAACGCGCGCAAGCCATGGGGGCTGCCTTGCGCAGCGAGCTGGGGGCGGCGCTTGGTTTTGTGCCGCCGCAAGGCGGCTTGTTTATTTGGGCGCGCCTGACCGGCGTGGGCCGCAGCGGGGCCGGCACGGCACTGGCCGACGGCCACGAACTGGCGCAGCGCGCCATCGCCCAGGGCGTGGCTTTTGTGCCGGGGCGGCCCTTTTACGCCAGCGCACCCGACCCGGCCACGCTGCGCCTGAGCTTTGCCACCGTGGGCGTGGAGCGCATCCGCGAAGGGGTGGCGCGGCTGGCGCGGGCGCTCTGAGGCGCTAGAACACCCGCACCGCCCACAGCCGCAGCCGCATCCCTGTGCCGGTGGTGAAGCCCACGGTGGGGTGGTGCACACGGCCTTGGGCGTCGATCACCATGAAGGCCGGCACCGAGCGCTGGCCCAGCGCCTGCGCCAGTTCGCCGCGTGCGTCGATCACGCTGTGCCAAGGCAGGCCGCGTTGCTGCTGGTAACGCTGCACCTGCGCGGCGGGGCCCGATTGCATGGCGACCGTGAGCAGCGGCCAGTCTTGCCCTAGGCGCGTCACGCTGCCTTCCATGGTGCGGCAAATCGGGCACCACTCGGCCCAGACGTAGAGCGCCACCGGTTGCCCCGGGTGGTGCAGCCGCAGCACATCCAGCGCCTGCTGCAAGCTGCCGTTTTGGGTTTGGCCCGTGGGCAGCAGCCATTGCACCGGCTGCTGCAGGTCGAGCTGGGCCGGCACCGCGCGCGTCTGCCAGGCTTGCACACCAAAAAACACCGCCAGCAGCAGCGCCACGGTGAACAGGTGCGAGCGCCAGCGCGAGCGCCAAGTGGGTTTGGAGGGTGGGGTTTGGGGATCGGACACGGCACGGTTGGGGGTGATTCAAGCCTGCAATGATACCCCTAGGGGGTGCAAGCCACCCTACGGCGGAGACGATATACTTTTGTTGCTCGACTACTCCCCCCACACACACACAATGCAAGGCCGTGCCATGAAGCCGATCCAGCTCTTCGACCCCGCTTCCTGCACCTACACCTACGTGTTGTTTGACCCTGCCTCGCGCGCGGCGCTGATCATTGATCCGGTGCAAGAACAGATCGAGCGCGATCTGGCCACCCTGCATGACTACGGCCTCAATCTGATCTGGGCCGTCGAGACCCATGCGCATGCCGACCACATCACCAGCGCGGGCCAGTTGGCCGAGCTGGCCGGTGCCCGCATGGCGGCGCCGGCAGGTTGTGGCATCGGGACCGCAGGCACGCAGTTGGCGCACGGCGACGTGCTGCGTTTCGGTGCCGAAACCCTGCTGGCTTTGCACACGCCGGGGCATACCGCAGGCAGCATGAGCTATGTCTGGCGCGAACACGTGTTCACCGGAGACACCTTGCTCATCAACGGTTGCGGCCGCACCGATTTCCAGTCCGGCAGCGCCAACGCCCTCTACCACAGCCTGACCCAGGTGCTGTTTGCGCTGCCCGACGGCACCACGGTCTGGCCGGGGCACGATTACCAAGGCCGCAGCCATTCCACCATCGCCCAAGAAAAGACGGGCAATGCACGGGTGGCGGGCAAGACCGAGGCCGAGTTCGTGGCCATCATGGAGGGTCTGAACCTGCCCAAGCCCCGGCGCATCGACGAAGCGGTGCCGGCCAACCTGAACTCCGGCATCCGGCAAGATGCCGATGGCGCGCTGCTGATGCAAGCGCGTCCGCCCGCTCCAGCCCACTTGGGCACTTACGCCGGCGATGTGTCGCCCCAACTGGCTTGGCAATGGGTGCAGGCCGGGGAGGCGGTGCTGGTGGACGTGCGCACCGATGCCGAGCGCGAGTGGGTGGGTTTTGTGCCCGGCGCCCAGCCCGTGGCATGGAAACAGTGGCCCGGCATGGCCCCAAACCCGCAGTTTGACGCCGCCATCCGGCAGGCCGCCGCCGGGGGGCACAAGCTGGTGCTGCTGTGCCGCAGTGGGGTGCGCTCCATCGTCGCGGCCCAGCGCGCCACCGAGCTGGGACTGACGGCCTACAATATCCTCGAAGGCTTTGAGGGCGATTTGGATGCCCAGGCGCAGCGCGGGCGCAAAGGCGGCTGGCGCCAGCATGGCTTGCCTTGGCGACAAAACTGAGCGCTTGTGAATACCTGAAAAAGCTCTGCCATCAGCACGCGTGGCATTCACCAATAAAAGGAGTTACGCCTTGACCGCACCGACCAAATACCTGCTCGACGAAAGCCAGCTGCCGCGC
Coding sequences within:
- a CDS encoding redoxin domain-containing protein, which codes for MSDPQTPPSKPTWRSRWRSHLFTVALLLAVFFGVQAWQTRAVPAQLDLQQPVQWLLPTGQTQNGSLQQALDVLRLHHPGQPVALYVWAEWCPICRTMEGSVTRLGQDWPLLTVAMQSGPAAQVQRYQQQRGLPWHSVIDARGELAQALGQRSVPAFMVIDAQGRVHHPTVGFTTGTGMRLRLWAVRVF
- a CDS encoding rhodanese-like domain-containing protein, giving the protein MQARPPAPAHLGTYAGDVSPQLAWQWVQAGEAVLVDVRTDAEREWVGFVPGAQPVAWKQWPGMAPNPQFDAAIRQAAAGGHKLVLLCRSGVRSIVAAQRATELGLTAYNILEGFEGDLDAQAQRGRKGGWRQHGLPWRQN